The sequence TCACTGACAGCCTGACGAGCATCTCCAAGTCCCCAACAGGAGCAAAACAGGCAGAGCTAGAATACACAGAGGTCTTCACCCATTTAATTGATTGATCATCTTTACTCATGAATATTGATTCTTCTTTCTGAGcccaatatttttttcattaattatttaactGTTCTCTTGTAGGCGTCAGACGCAGATTCACAATGCTGCAAATCAAAGTCTATTCGCAAACGCAGGAGGCGTTCTGATCCACAGCCAAGACGACTCCGAACCAGGGGCCAGAAGGAGCAAAAACAAACCTCTAGTAAAACTAGAGAACCACAAATCAAGTGCCAGAATGGCaagactgagagacagacttTACAGGGGGATACCACTCAACGCTCAAGGCCAAGATTTGAACTAAAGCCTGATGCAGCAGAAGAAGGTAGTACTACCAGAACCTCCTGTCTATCTCATGCATTTTCATCATAATGCTTTATGGTTATATATTAATTGTACATATTCTTAAGTGTTACAGGATATCTTGAAGGGATTTTAAAGTGGGTAGCTATGATTTACTTCAACATAATGTGTTGCATACAGGGGACTGCACCCTCTGTGCTTCCTGTGCTGAGAATCAGCTGGAGACGGGCGGGCAGGCACGATGCCTCGACCTCAGTGAAACATGTCGCCAGCTGACACCAGGAACAATGGagcaaaacagattttaaacaaAAGGCACACTTAATAAAATCTATACCTGCTTACCTCTGCTCTACCTTGCTGTTCGATGGCCCTTTCCTACATTTCATAGATTATGAGGTAAACCATATGTTAagttttctgggtttttttttgttatcagtCACAACCACCTTTCACTCACAAGGTGTCCCAAGCTGCTTCTCAGCACAGGGAGAGCACAGAGTGCAGTTTCCTGTATCTATGTAAAACACTGGTTATGAATAATCGTATCTACCCCTATCTATCACTAATAATTTTGTGCTGTGTAGttattttttgctattttacgAATTACTGCGGATGCAACATCACATTTGTAATCcaggtgaataaataaaattatcCCCTCTAATTATATCTGTCCCTATTCTTCTTCTGCCCCACAAACAGATGAGTTATTGCTGTCTTCAGATCTGTCGATACAGCTGAGTCCTTACGAGGAACGGCTGCCATCTTGGTCTTTCCAGGAAGAACCAGAAACTGAGGAGGAACCAGAGGAAGATCTGCCTAGTTTCTTGATGGAGATGAACAAAAGTGAGAGAGAATTCAGATGTGAATGGCCCATAACCTTTTATTAGCAATCAGTATAGACTGGATTATGTTTACATACTGTTGTTGCATTTCAGAGCCCCCGTCCATTACAGAAGGAGCATTTGTGTGGCACAAAATAAGAAATTATCCGTTCTGGCCTGCATTGGTGAGTTTAAAAACCTATGTTGGTAGTTTGGTAAGAACATAACATAACAGAAAACAAAGCCTCACATCAGAGAAGCtcatgatttaaaatgtttactcTGCAGGTAAAAAGTATGAAACGTAAGCATAGAAAGGCCAGCGTAATATTCATTGATGACCTAATGATTCACCAAAAGAAAGGGtaagaaattaaatattttttctcttcctgcttTGTGAAATAATACTTCTGCTCTAAGCATTAAAATGACCTTATTATGACCCATTTAAGGTATACACATACCACAACCTGTTATAGCATGAGCAAAGACGCTGAGATctgttaaatgaaatgtttggtgGAGTGGCAAACTTAAACTTTGTTTCTATTCTATTTCTAAGGCAGGGGAGagtcatgtaaatgttttgcacatttatttccacttgccttACATCCAGGGTGTTTTCATCCACATATATCCAAGCCCTTCTCAaatcaacaacacattaaaaatattctttttgATGTTCCAAGTTGCAGATATAGCTAGTGATGGCAGTGCGAAACTGAAGCTCCGATGCGTGCTTCAAACCCTGAACTAAAATTCCATAGAACCACAGAGTTaacatattttttctttgtctggtTGTGGAAATAATCtatgtacaaaataaaataaatgaaatggaaacTAAGAATCACCTTAAACTATCATGTATTGACCCAAAGAAATATTTGTATGGAAGATATAGACTGATCAAGACGGTCAAACACAGtatcaaatatatatgtatcaaatattaaaagcctgactttgttgttgtgtttctttctttaaggTTTTCTGTAGGTCTGAAAACTCTAAAGCCTTTTGACTGCAAAGAAGCTGATGAGCTGGTGGTAAGAACTTCTCAAACTGTTAAGTTTCTTTACTGATAACAATATTTTCCTTACACAGTACCAAACTATCGCTGTCCTTCATGTTGCTTTCAACACAGTGTAGAGCCAAAGAAAAGTATGACGCAGCAATTAAGTGGTCCATAGACCTTATAACGGACTACACAATACGGATTGGTAAGTATTGTCTGTTGCagactgtaaatgtgttgttcttACACAAGCGCATTATTTGCTTTATGCTTATGTTTTATCTTTACAGCATGTGGCTCATTTTCTGGCTCCTTCATCGAGTACTTTGCTCATGACATAAGTAAGTTAAACTGACATTCACAGAAAATACAGCTTGAGTTCAACTGTGACCCTGCTTGGTTCTCACAATGCGTTTTGAATTGTTTCAGGCTACCCTGTGAGGAGAATGTACCCACAGGAATCCTCGGAGAGACTCACAATCTCCAGCGATTCGATGCTGGTGGATTCATGTGAAGACGATGCTCTTGACGATGACTCCAGTGAACAGCTGGAGAACGTCACCTGTTGTTCAAAACGGCTGCTTCCGGACCGGACTCAATCTGTCCACAACCGTGCTACTCAAAAACTTGTAGATTTCATTGTCAAGGAGGGCAAGGTGGAGGAACGCCTTCTGGTACGATTGATTAAGCTTTGCATGTTGCTCATGTAGATTTTAGATGACGTAAAtgatttcacaaaatgtttacTCAAAATTCGCGTTGGTAAGGTCTCAAGCACAATTTTGTGTGCCTCATTTTGTCATTCATGTTTGTatactgtgcatttatttacatattagtGAAGTTGAAATGGACAATGTGCAGCTTCATGGATGCATAAACAAATTTTCACGGGTTGTCAAAGGTCAACATCACCTGTCGCACCATAGCCACACGCTAAAGCCTACCCTGCTTTGTGGCGGGTTTGTGCATCAAGAACAAAATTGACATAATGCTGTAGCATGAGCATAAACACCTCAAGAATATGCTGTCCTAAtgttataaaatattttttcttaaatgcTTGCATACAACTAATGGAGTTGCCCTCTTCTGACTAtttaaaatacagattttaaaatatgttataacaaaagttttttttttttctggtactttattaataaaatgataatttattcattcaagTCCATTTGAATAGTAAGGGTGCATCCAAATTACATCTCTAAATTACTCACCCTTTACCATGTTCTTCCTGTTACAGGCTGTTCTCCGTGGACAGCAGCAGTCCAGATGGCTTCGCTTCTTTCTGGGGAGCAATCGGAGACGCGTGGTTAACACGTACCTGGAAGATGAGGATCAGTTAGACCAGGTGTACTGGTACCTAAACGATCTGTACGCCATGGAGATCGCCAACACTCATTGCCTGGCTGAGGTGGTATTCACTGACCGAGTCCCCTTTGTCCTGGATGTGCTTCTTCCTGAGGTGTGCTGAAGCTTTCGTCAGAACTCACTTGAGTTATTTTTGTCTATTACAGcagctttttgtgtgtttccttatATGTTCACCGTTTTATGAAGTATATGTGttgtgtggaggatgaagtggtagggAATGAATGGATGTGTCTTTCTGTCCAGGCCATCATCTATGCTATTGCTGGGGTTGATAATGTCTCGGTGAAAAAGGCAGAGGAAAAGTACCTGAAAGGACGATGTTTAAGCAACAGGTAAGAGTTTAACAATTATTAACATCCACTCaaattttttttactattttttttaattgcatagAAGAATATGATGGgtcgtttttgttttctttttcagggAAAGACAGGAGTTGGACGAGATGATTGTGCGGCAGATGACGAAAAGACATCAAAagactacattttcattttcccctGAGACTCTCAGTTAGAGCTGTTGAAGCATTAGAGCTTGGTAAAGCAGAAACttcaatttatttttcacaCTGCAATATATCATTGTCCAGGCTCGTAGGATATTGCAGGATAACGTGTGTAGTACCATGGGTTATCCTGCGATTCCCAGCCTTGACTGACAGTTCTGCCAAATTAAACACACCTCAGTTTTATGAAAATTGTTATGTTCCATCAGCAGCATTTCATCATGAAATTCAAAAACCATGCTCAGTATGTCCATTCGTGAAAATGTTCAAACATCTCCTTCAAACTGTGCAAACTGTTCTTGTATACTTTTCATTACTCAGACTTCATTTGCATTTCAAGAAATGTACACTTTGAAAAGTAATGTGTCTGGTTTCACTGTTGTCAGCCATGTCGGGTGTTAAAGTGTCAatgtaacaacaataataaaataaaatgtgcttgaCTTTTCTTGATACCGATGTAATGCTATAAATTGtattaattatagttgtgttattttcacCAAACCAGTGccactcttgttttgtttgttacattAAAGGGCAGTTAAATCACAGAAgtggtttagtttttttcaaaGTGAAGTActaagtgtggtgatactgaattTAAACACGTTTGCAACCACTTTCATTATTCTGGTTTTAAACTTCAGAActgatgtgcaaatgtgcattaCATTTGCAATTGTCAatgccaaaataaaaccaaacaacttAAGCTCATCTAGAATTCTTCAATATGTTAAAATATTGCAACTTTTACTGTgctacatttcctctatctttGTTTCTTGtcactaccaaataaaatcagaagaacagtctgtatttatatagttttttttagtcttcacgctttacagttttgtcattcttCTAAAACAAgtacatgttatatcaaaaaatatttttgatacttaaatacagtaaatagtATATACTTTAAGTTGGATTGGCACCagccccccgcaaccctcatgtggaggatgaatcggtagaagatggattgaAAAGAATTAATGTGGACGTTGAATgtatcagaaaaaaataataaacaaataatgttaacacaaaataaaaagtgtttattagtgtattttttttcagaaaaaataGTCATacacaatgtaaataaatacatttaatcattgtggacatttctttttgtattactgtttttttgtgtttgtttttttaataatggcAGTTACAGTCTTCAATACAACTAAtctaagaaaaaataataatcgaTGGATTTGAGAATTTGGTGCCAACAGTAGTGTTTACACCCCAAACAGAGGAGGGCAGTATTCTGAAATGAACCATTTTTACCAAGGATGCCGAAGAAGACGCGCATCAAGCGCTGCTCTCCTTTCAGTCCGCTGTAGACGTCAGGAATCAAGTCCGCGGCGTTTACGCATGAGGTATACTTAAAAGCAACGGATTATGACACGTGAAAGCAGGTATCCACAGACTTGTCAAGGGAAACGAAACATCAGTGGCTTCACTAAAGCCGTCAACATCACCGGACAGGTCAGTGTCTCGTGTCCGTTAATGGTGGCACCAGTTTGTGATGAACTGCATCACGTTTTCTGACGTAGTGGACAGAGAGCTAACCGATAGCTCACAGGAACAGCCCTAGGTGAATACACAGATCGAAACTCAGTGATAATAGCATTTATGCAACATAAATGTGTTCTCCCGTTGCTCACGAAGACCCACTCTTACCGATGGTGTTGCTAATATAGCCACAAGCTAGTTGCTTGTCATCTGGCTACAGAACGTTTGGACAAATCTACACCACTCTACTACATTTTTTTCTGGCTTACTTCACACACCAAAGTTTAGAAAATATGTGTATCTCATGGCAGAGGTGTGTGATGTTGCCACTGGTGACATATATCTCGGCTGTCATAGTTTTAACGTAGGTTAGCTAAAGTAGCAAGACACCTAAGGCTAGTCCAGCTAGCCACCCCGACTTTGCCTTAAACTGCTCATTCTGAACTCAATGATATCAAATGACACATGTTAAATGCACCGCGCTGCGCATTCTTTTCACCACATGTCTGATCATTTAACAGCAGCCCATATGTGGAATAACAACATTGCCAGCCCAGTAACCTAAATGCTCACTCACGTCTTGAGCTAGGCTAAATTAGCTTACTCAACTTTAACGTCGGGCTCGCAGATTGTAATCCTTCGTGACCTTGCGGGCTAACTGGTTAGCCTGCTAATGTAACTGGCAGTAACTCTTCTCCTGGGATAAATAACATGACAGTATTCTTAACGTGTCGTTGCTGTTACTTTTGTGTAACACTTGTAATTCACGGTTTACACAGATGgcaatacattttatgtttacattagGGCAAAGCTAAGCTCGCCGCTGGAAAGTGCTGCTGCAAATGCTAAGCCTTACTCCGTATACGCTAACAAACGAGCTAATATTACTCCCATATCTCGGCTACCCGGCGTTTGTAAGACTATAAAGTTTGTAATTCAGTTAGTGTTTGCAATGggtgttgttgctgaagttGTGAGAGTTCATGTATCACGTTACGATACGATCACGATACATTCAAACCCCTCACACGTGAACGTTAGATGTTGGATGTGGCAAagctaatattattttttaaaaccttgTTTGCAGTTGCAGCACTTTTGCCTATATTAGTGTGTCCGTAACAGTATCGCGCTACGTTTAAGCGCACAGCTAAGAACTCGTTTGCGTTGTTATTGTCATGAAATGTATTCACGTTTCAGGTTTCATATAGCTGTGGCATGTGGCAGCGCAGTGACAGGCTTGTTGCGCGGGAGTTCGCTTGAAATtggtgtgttttcctttgtgaTCGCAGAGGGCAGTGTTGTGTCCTGTTTCCATCCAGGTTGACCGGCATTGAAAGCTCCACCGTGTATACAGTACAACAGTGTTTACCAACATTTTTATGTGGGGAGTTTTGTGACCCACTCAAAGATGACGAGCAAGCGCGACCCAATTTGCAATACCACACAATATGACACccaatattattttgaatagctAAAGCAAACATTCCCAATtgacagattaaataaataaaatcacaactTAATCTTATGTATGTTATCTGAggcacatatacatacaaaaacCTGCAAAATGATGTGTTGACTTGTTGGATTATTGTAAAAGATGTaccacaaacatgaacacatttacacaagaCTACACATCTATCAGTGTGTAGCAGTACTATGCCATGTGGTGTTGCTCATTTGACAGCAAGCGCAAACTctgttgcagcagcagttgtcACTCAGCAAGTTTGCTTACAGCACATTTGACTGACAAATGTGGGTGCAACTGTGGTGTCCAAGAAAGAGCTCTTTTGTAGTGTGAAAACCCTGTGGTGCATTAAACATGAAGCAGATTTGTTGAGTTGGACAGGTTCAGGTGGGATTTTCCACAGGTTAGCATTTTACTGTTGGCTATTGTTTACTCAGTGAGGCATTATGTagggcttgatatttacagaaTAAGATAGCATTTTGCCACAGAACTTAATCAgtaatgttgctgttatttataaaagaaaaaaagctgatttcTAAAATACTACATGTCCTGTGTTGGTTGTACAGTGAGCAATGCATAATCTGACTGCGCAAGTCACCAGCAGCCTACTGCCTTTCCCTGGAGTGACTGTTAATGCTCTGGGTGAGGATGAAATCACTCTTGACTCTGTTCTTCATGGGAAGTTCACTGTTGGTAAGTCTGttttaaattatcaatatttGTTAAAATTGGCAGAACCTTTCAGAAGTTTTAGAGAACTAAATTATTTTCATgcttaaatgtcaatatgttAAGGGGGCGTTTGTTGGTTGGTTTATGAGAAGTGTGAGGAAAAACTATACCCTGCTCAATGACAACCTTCAAATAAATCTATAAGACAACCTTCTAAAttgatttctgtctctgtttaaaGGTCGCAGTGGTCTGGCCTGGCTGGCCTGTGGCCCCCATCTGGAGGTTGTGCATGCAGTGACAGGAGAGCGTCTGTCAGCATACTGCTTTAGTGGTGGAGGGGAGCATCCACCCAATGTCCTCGCTGCCAGAGACTTCAGCTGGCTCAAAAGGTTAGTGCTTTGTGTCACTATCTGTCTTTCTTATcttcatctttttatttatcacTTGTGTACCGGTACATGAATTGTACTCAACAGTATGGTGTATGTTTAATGGTATTCTGGATTACTGTATTttgtaacaaataaatgttattaattGTATCATTAACATCAAACATAAAAAGGtaactctgtttttgtttactttgaccAGGTCTGGACTGCTGGTTGGTTTGGAAGAAACAGAGGGCAATGTGTTGTGTCTTTATGACTTGGCAGTGTCAAGGGTGGTCAAAGCTGTGGTTATACCAGGCAGGGTGAGTTGGCTGTGCTCTTTACTCTTCACATGTTGAGATGGTCATAAAGCCAATTTTCCAATTGTGCATTCATCTAAGTAGGTATATATGAGTAATAAAAAATAGCCCTTATAGTAATAGAGAAATACTTAGTCATTGGATTTCCAACATCATTGGGGTTTTGTTAGTCAAACTTGTTCCACACAACACAAGATTAATTTCTTTATTGGGATCAATAAACCTACATTGTATCTTATTGTAAGATGGCTTTATGTGGAATGTACTGGTTGTCTGTGCAATATTCTTGTAGTGAAACATGGTGTATAGTTTGTATACTTTTGCAGAAATTGTTATGGTCTGAAATTAGTATTGACCCTTGaatcttgttttgttcattGTAAGACGGGGCCATAATGACCGTTTTCCATTGAGACACCCTATCATTACACCGAAAACACCCAATTTTACAGAAACCACAGTCGGTGAATCACTTCAGTTggtttactgttttttttctcaaactgaATTATCAGCTATGGTGGCACAACATGTTTTCAGAGATATATTATAGGATTTAGACCTAAGGAAACACTTTTGGACTTGAACTTTTGAAAAGCAGTAACATAAATGTGTCTGATCTTGCATTCTTATCCAACACAAGGCACTGAAATCTGTATGTTGCCCTTCTCTGATCTAGATCACAGCCATAGAGCCTTTAGTGAGTTATGGTGGAGCAAGCACTTCCACACAACACCTCCACCAGAGTTTGCGATGGTTCTTTGGCATTGCTGCTGTGGTTACGGATCTTGGTCACGTTCTGCTTGTGGATCTTTGTCTCGATGACCTGTCTGGCAGCCAGAGTGAACTGGAAGCTTCAGGTAAGCAGCTGGTCTAACAATTGATTGGGTTTACAGGCTGTGCCTTTGCATTGTATTTTGTTCCACAAAGAATGTATTTGGAATAAGAACATGGTCACATTCCTCAATCCTGCACCATATATTTTTTGGAAATGGGCTCTGGATGAAAATGGTTAAACATGTGGACATTGATGGCCCATTGCAGACCTCTGTTTTCTTATGCAAGTAAATGTGTTAATGAATATCTTATTTTGCTTTGTGTTCACAGCCCTGCAGGTAGTGACCAAGTCTCCTGCAGACATCCCCAGGCTGAGAGAAGTGGGCACCAGACAGGGTAGACATCTTTGTCTCCAACTGAATGGGCCGAGTGGAGTCGGAGCCACAGCTCTGCAGTACATCTCCAGGACCAACCAGCTGGCAGTGGGGTTTGCCAATGGATATTTACAGCTGTGGAACATGAAGACTCTTAAGAAAGAGTGAGTCTTTGGTTTACCATTTCTACTTTGTTTAAGTTGAGGATGGGCGAGGAGGATGGGATGGTTCACACATGACCTTTACACAGTATTAGAAaaaaactaatctttttaattctgagttctgactaaaaccagaccttagttcaaattaaattatatttttctcatagtcagactaacacaatcgCATAATGAGATTGGGAGTTGAATCACTGCAGATATTCAGTTGGACTGGAGCTGGCCTCCTCGCTGCACAGTTATAATGTTATACCACTGATGTGTATTATGatgtaaatgacacaaatttGAGTGTatacattgttgtgttgtttttatgtagaTACCACTCCCAGTTAGAGGGTGGCGGGGTCGCTGTGTACGCCTTCACCTTCCAGGAACCAGAGAATGACCCCAGAAACTGCTGCTATCTCTGGGCTGTCCAGTCTTCTCAGGACCTGTAAGTCCTTCTTCAGGCATACACCAGTATGAGCTGCAGTCTGTTGTCAGTGTGACTGTTTGTTATTAAAAACTAATAGAAGGCAGTGTACTAAGAACAGGGGTTGATCTGGCAACAGTTGATTATTGTAGTTATGAAAGAAttaatatctttattgtcattctaCACAAGATTTAATGAATTTCAGCAAGGCTCTCTTAGTAAAATGTTGGAACAAAAGAACagaataagataaaataaaaaaaactaaaataatgcTATGCACCTTAAAACctagattaaataaaaaagaataaatggtagcggaaatacatttaaaacaattaaaaaattgCACAAAGCATTAGCACCTTTAACGTTTAAAGTACCTTATTGCCACATTGCTTGCTGAATTTAGTGTCCTTTCCTCTACTGATTAGAGAaattaagtgtgtgtgatgtggtaAGAGCTGTGATGGTGGAGGCTACTGCTCTTGGATAAAAGCTGTTCCAGAGTTTTTTAGTTTTGCTGTCCTTGCAGATGGAGTTGGCTTTTCCCCCCTCAATCTGGTAGTGTAGATAGTTATGATCTTTTGACCGTTTAGTCTTGTGCATCAGGGTGACTGACCATATCCTTGGGGTGCTATGGTCAGTTatgaattagaaaaaaaatgtaatgtgatggcatttaaacaaaacattgttgagaaaaacattttctcaattCTAAGCATGAAAATCCATATTCTATTTTTTCCCCAGAATTGTGCAGTCCTGTTATCCaggcaatgttttttttgttttgttttttcaagctgttattttccatttatctCCTCTGCAGCGAGGGAGATACAGTCAGCCTCCATCTGCTTCAGCTGGCCTTCAGTGAGAGGAAGTGTTTATCTTCTGGGAAGATCCTTTATGAGGTTTGTTGATTCCATCATGTCATTCCCGGTAATTGCACTAAATGTTGACCCTGCTTGATTAATTCTcccttttttgtctctgttccaCTTAGGGTCTGGAGTACTGTGAGGAACGCTACAGTCAGGAGCTAAGTGGCACAGGTTTCCCTCTCAGGACACAGACGACAAACACCCGTCTGCTAAGCTGCCGCACCATCGAGAAATTCAGATCCCATCCTGACAGGGATGACAGCATGAACGAAGGTAACATGCTTCTCCTTGGAATACTTGTGGAAGACTTTAGGGTTTTTAGGGAGCTACTTTGTGGatgttttagttattgttgacatttttaacaacacCAAAGCTCAGGTCTGTAATTTATTTCTGAAACactattattttatgtttgagtCCTCTTCATGTCTTTATAGACATcaatatataatacaaaacaTATATGGAATGATTTGGCTGACATACATCACTAACCAACTTGCCTAACTGTGTGCATCCTGCCCATGCATTTACTGTGTGGGTATTCAAAACAAGCTGTAGAGTTGTACATCACTGAAACAAAGGACCAGTGGGAGGGAGTATTTCACAGTGCATCTTGCTATGGCCAGCTTAGAGACCTGAGCTTTAAAACCACATGTTCTAAATCACAGGagaatgttttttctctttgctgTCTCTACTTGCTTTCATCTTGATCACATCATTCATACATCTCTTCATTTTTAGCTGCATCTCCGGACACCAGCGTGTCTCTCTTCAGCTGGCAAGTCAAAGCCTATGGTCAGGGAACCCCATCCACCTTCATAGGAGTTTTTGACATCAACCGTTGGTACCATGCACAGATGCCTGACTCTTTAaggtacatacagtataaatgcTTAATTTTTATTAGTGTTACTATATTATTTACTTCTATGCATCTGACATGAGTGGTATGTGGCGCAGCTTTTCATTTATACTTTTGTGTTGTCAGAATGGGGGAGTCTCTGCAAAATTGTCCCTACCTGGCAGTTTGGTCTCTGGACTCGGTGGTGCACATGGTGTCACCACATGTCCTCCTAGATGTGGTGGTACATGACCGCAGCTTGGCCAGGGCACTGCCCTTCACCTGCCCACCACCAGAA is a genomic window of Solea senegalensis isolate Sse05_10M linkage group LG7, IFAPA_SoseM_1, whole genome shotgun sequence containing:
- the LOC122772869 gene encoding PWWP domain-containing DNA repair factor 3A-like isoform X1, producing the protein MKGGPSKTRKRKRKTTTAVNATSNPVSSADTEELNAMLSSDVSIIHLSSDCSSPSTPQRCTRRTGLRQGFSWTSSPVQSSLTDSLTSISKSPTGAKQAELEYTEASDADSQCCKSKSIRKRRRRSDPQPRRLRTRGQKEQKQTSSKTREPQIKCQNGKTERQTLQGDTTQRSRPRFELKPDAAEEDELLLSSDLSIQLSPYEERLPSWSFQEEPETEEEPEEDLPSFLMEMNKKPPSITEGAFVWHKIRNYPFWPALVKSMKRKHRKASVIFIDDLMIHQKKGFSVGLKTLKPFDCKEADELVCRAKEKYDAAIKWSIDLITDYTIRIACGSFSGSFIEYFAHDISYPVRRMYPQESSERLTISSDSMLVDSCEDDALDDDSSEQLENVTCCSKRLLPDRTQSVHNRATQKLVDFIVKEGKVEERLLAVLRGQQQSRWLRFFLGSNRRRVVNTYLEDEDQLDQVYWYLNDLYAMEIANTHCLAEVVFTDRVPFVLDVLLPEAIIYAIAGVDNVSVKKAEEKYLKGRCLSNRERQELDEMIVRQMTKRHQKTTFSFSPETLS
- the LOC122772869 gene encoding PWWP domain-containing DNA repair factor 3A-like isoform X2, with protein sequence MLSSDVSIIHLSSDCSSPSTPQRCTRRTGLRQGFSWTSSPVQSSLTDSLTSISKSPTGAKQAELEYTEASDADSQCCKSKSIRKRRRRSDPQPRRLRTRGQKEQKQTSSKTREPQIKCQNGKTERQTLQGDTTQRSRPRFELKPDAAEEDELLLSSDLSIQLSPYEERLPSWSFQEEPETEEEPEEDLPSFLMEMNKKPPSITEGAFVWHKIRNYPFWPALVKSMKRKHRKASVIFIDDLMIHQKKGFSVGLKTLKPFDCKEADELVCRAKEKYDAAIKWSIDLITDYTIRIACGSFSGSFIEYFAHDISYPVRRMYPQESSERLTISSDSMLVDSCEDDALDDDSSEQLENVTCCSKRLLPDRTQSVHNRATQKLVDFIVKEGKVEERLLAVLRGQQQSRWLRFFLGSNRRRVVNTYLEDEDQLDQVYWYLNDLYAMEIANTHCLAEVVFTDRVPFVLDVLLPEAIIYAIAGVDNVSVKKAEEKYLKGRCLSNRERQELDEMIVRQMTKRHQKTTFSFSPETLS